From [Clostridium] symbiosum, a single genomic window includes:
- a CDS encoding methyl-accepting chemotaxis protein has translation MVSRERGMQIESCIRNSLVEGNRQKEMKKLKFKDLRIGNKLLVSYMSIILLYIVTVTAALFGITETSRTLDTFYKKAFAISYTAQDMKSSVQGIGRCILDVATKVTEQEKIEKIKEAREMESVLLRGYDYLAENLESDELLVGLKEQMDKINPIRTEAIGLIEASRYEEAIALYDNEYEPNTKVEREYLQKIADKSLERAQRYLEDGHDVKRQMNSIITGLAAIVLMISTFLWIRITRGITGPVKEIQEAARQMAEGNLEACISYESGDELGALSDSMRETLGTLKTYVYEIEKGLYAIGNGRLTYHSEITYKGDFIAIGLAMEQITELLNRAILQIANTSEQVAAGSEQVAGSAQMLSQGSVEQAAVMQELAASINEISDKVKHNADDAVRASRKVEEVNGIVAGGDRQKAAMLEAIRDISENSKTIGKIVKEIKDIAFQTNLLSLNASVEAARAGEAGRGFAVVAAEVRNLAAKTGEASRMMAELAAQTGDKVDKGAGAAGKTAEAFDRVVHGTGEILTMIDRISDASVQQADSVLQIRESIEQVISIVQDNSATAEESAAASEELSAQAQIMKQLVEEFEL, from the coding sequence ATGGTAAGCCGGGAACGGGGAATGCAGATTGAAAGCTGCATCCGGAACAGCCTGGTGGAAGGGAATAGACAGAAGGAAATGAAAAAGCTGAAGTTTAAGGATCTTAGGATAGGGAATAAATTACTGGTTTCCTATATGTCAATTATTTTGCTGTATATTGTTACGGTTACGGCGGCTCTGTTTGGAATTACAGAGACCTCCAGGACCCTGGATACGTTCTATAAGAAGGCGTTCGCCATATCGTACACGGCTCAGGATATGAAGTCCTCCGTCCAGGGAATCGGAAGATGCATACTCGATGTGGCCACAAAAGTTACGGAGCAGGAAAAGATAGAAAAAATAAAAGAAGCCAGAGAAATGGAGTCAGTGCTGCTGAGAGGATATGATTATCTGGCGGAAAATCTGGAAAGTGATGAACTTCTTGTGGGCCTGAAGGAACAGATGGACAAGATTAATCCCATCAGAACGGAAGCAATCGGACTCATCGAGGCAAGCCGCTATGAGGAGGCGATTGCTCTTTATGATAACGAGTATGAGCCCAATACCAAGGTGGAGAGGGAGTATCTCCAGAAAATAGCGGACAAATCCCTGGAACGGGCACAGAGATACCTGGAAGACGGGCATGATGTAAAACGGCAGATGAACAGCATTATCACGGGACTTGCTGCAATTGTCCTCATGATTTCCACCTTCCTTTGGATCCGCATCACAAGAGGGATAACAGGCCCGGTAAAGGAAATACAGGAGGCAGCCAGACAGATGGCAGAGGGGAATCTGGAGGCATGCATTTCTTATGAATCGGGGGACGAATTAGGCGCCCTGTCGGACAGTATGAGAGAGACCCTGGGGACGCTAAAGACTTACGTATACGAAATAGAGAAGGGATTATATGCCATTGGAAACGGCAGGCTTACCTATCATTCTGAGATTACATATAAAGGTGATTTTATCGCGATTGGTCTGGCTATGGAGCAGATTACGGAACTTTTAAACAGGGCGATTCTGCAGATTGCCAATACGTCCGAGCAGGTGGCGGCCGGTTCCGAGCAGGTGGCGGGCAGTGCGCAGATGTTGTCCCAGGGCTCTGTGGAACAGGCAGCCGTGATGCAGGAGCTGGCGGCCAGCATCAATGAGATTTCTGATAAGGTAAAACACAATGCCGATGATGCCGTGAGGGCCAGCCGGAAGGTCGAAGAGGTGAACGGAATCGTCGCCGGGGGAGACCGGCAGAAGGCGGCCATGCTGGAGGCAATCAGAGATATCAGTGAGAATTCAAAGACAATTGGAAAGATTGTGAAAGAGATTAAGGATATTGCGTTCCAAACCAATCTGCTGTCGCTGAATGCCTCAGTGGAGGCAGCCAGGGCTGGGGAAGCGGGACGCGGATTTGCAGTTGTCGCCGCCGAGGTGCGCAACCTGGCTGCTAAGACGGGAGAGGCGTCCAGAATGATGGCGGAACTGGCGGCTCAGACCGGGGATAAAGTGGACAAGGGCGCAGGCGCGGCAGGTAAGACGGCGGAAGCCTTTGACCGGGTGGTGCATGGAACCGGAGAAATCCTGACCATGATTGACCGCATTTCAGATGCCTCCGTGCAGCAGGCGGATTCGGTACTTCAGATCAGGGAAAGTATCGAGCAGGTGATTTCAATCGTGCAGGATAACTCTGCGACGGCTGAGGAGAGCGCCGCAGCCAGTGAGGAATTGTCGGCGCAGGCCCAGATTATGAAACAGCTTGTGGAGGAATTTGAATTATAG
- a CDS encoding chemotaxis protein CheW gives MTKTFLCFELEAALFLIPLELVKHILPGKTDEEGKAAYGGNEVCFFDLCRLWGGNAGVCGNYMILLNREDCLYGFRADEIMGIFELESAVLKEMPEEVTGGNGSRLRRAAYMESLDAWAFVIEPDLFL, from the coding sequence ATGACAAAAACATTTTTGTGTTTTGAATTAGAAGCTGCTCTTTTTTTGATTCCGCTTGAGCTGGTAAAGCATATTCTTCCGGGAAAGACAGACGAAGAAGGTAAGGCTGCCTACGGCGGCAATGAGGTGTGCTTCTTTGATCTGTGCCGTCTGTGGGGAGGAAACGCCGGTGTCTGTGGGAACTATATGATACTCCTGAACCGGGAGGACTGCCTCTACGGATTCCGGGCCGATGAAATCATGGGGATTTTTGAACTGGAATCCGCCGTTCTGAAGGAGATGCCGGAAGAGGTGACGGGCGGGAACGGTTCCCGCCTCAGGAGAGCGGCATATATGGAGAGCCTGGATGCATGGGCGTTTGTCATAGAGCCGGACTTATTTTTATGA
- a CDS encoding DUF378 domain-containing protein, which translates to MQKTINVIALTIAIIGAINWGLIGFFNFNLVSFLFGSASMLSKVIYALVGICGLYLIGFYGPVTQEK; encoded by the coding sequence ATGCAGAAAACTATAAATGTAATTGCTCTCACCATAGCCATTATTGGTGCAATCAACTGGGGACTGATCGGGTTCTTTAACTTTAACCTCGTTTCCTTTCTCTTTGGTTCCGCTTCTATGCTGTCCAAAGTCATTTACGCCCTGGTGGGAATCTGCGGATTATATCTCATCGGCTTCTACGGCCCTGTGACACAGGAGAAATAA
- a CDS encoding chemotaxis protein CheD, which translates to MKNSPVNVGIACALVVKEPGVLITYALGSCVGVCLFDRKKHIAGMAHIMLPSYEDAVDRQNLYKFADSGCELLLHSMLRQGAGRDDITARLVGGARMFRTGGSMEGIGERNVNAVRETLRRLGIQITAEDTGKDYGRTVTLDSVTGEVTIKAVNGEIKKI; encoded by the coding sequence ATGAAAAATAGTCCGGTTAATGTGGGGATTGCCTGTGCGCTTGTGGTGAAGGAGCCTGGGGTACTGATTACTTATGCACTGGGTTCCTGTGTGGGCGTCTGCCTTTTTGACAGAAAAAAGCATATTGCAGGCATGGCCCATATCATGCTGCCGTCTTACGAAGATGCAGTGGACCGACAGAATTTATACAAATTTGCGGACAGTGGATGTGAACTCCTGCTCCACTCCATGCTCCGGCAGGGAGCCGGGCGCGATGATATCACCGCGAGGCTGGTGGGCGGAGCCAGAATGTTCCGCACCGGAGGATCGATGGAAGGGATCGGTGAGAGGAATGTCAATGCGGTCAGGGAGACTCTGCGCCGCCTGGGAATTCAAATCACTGCGGAAGATACAGGAAAAGATTACGGAAGAACGGTAACTTTGGACTCGGTAACGGGTGAGGTAACCATAAAAGCCGTCAACGGAGAGATAAAAAAAATTTGA
- a CDS encoding chemotaxis protein CheC, with product MGKYYSLNDSMSDILRELGNIGSGKAATALSDLMGHAIGMEIPAVNIRGFEQVSNILGGTENTAAGVLMDLTGDISGMFMFLCSESFLKSLIKGMLGSETENIYELDEMSLSAFKEIGNIMCCCYISALAEMLDITIDVSVPDVNVDMVGALLSVPMIRIANVSEELLFIETEISTGGLSEQGYVLFFPEQESLEKIAAILEEKYEK from the coding sequence ATGGGGAAGTATTACAGTTTAAACGACAGTATGAGCGATATACTCAGGGAGCTTGGCAATATTGGGAGCGGAAAGGCGGCGACCGCTCTGTCGGATCTGATGGGACACGCAATTGGAATGGAGATTCCGGCGGTAAATATCAGGGGATTTGAACAGGTTTCCAATATTCTCGGTGGAACCGAAAATACCGCAGCCGGAGTGCTGATGGATTTGACCGGCGATATCAGCGGGATGTTCATGTTCCTGTGCAGTGAATCCTTTTTAAAAAGTCTCATAAAAGGAATGCTTGGGAGTGAAACAGAAAATATTTATGAGCTGGACGAGATGAGCCTGTCCGCATTTAAGGAGATTGGCAACATCATGTGCTGCTGTTATATCAGCGCCCTGGCGGAGATGCTGGATATTACGATCGATGTGTCAGTTCCAGATGTAAATGTGGATATGGTGGGAGCGCTGTTAAGCGTTCCTATGATACGTATTGCAAATGTCAGCGAAGAGCTTTTATTTATAGAAACCGAAATCAGCACCGGCGGACTGTCGGAGCAGGGCTATGTCCTGTTCTTCCCGGAGCAGGAATCCCTGGAGAAAATTGCTGCGATACTAGAGGAGAAATATGAAAAATAG
- a CDS encoding CheB methylesterase domain-containing protein → MEEIRVAIVAETVRIQETIRNALQSGGISASVLRAGAWRKGISPAAEYGAVILGCETAAFFEREYKSVHTFGKKENYIIAVCGDGAGEDFARKSGCDFLTMTSMDTERGRDLFARELLIRIKVGNSKAGRNLLYGREDKNSRFLVGIGSSAGGPKALLRVLKDLPEDTCGILLVQHLSRGFAKSFAQYLDLQIKMKVKEAETGEMVQDGTVYLASDGCQMSVGRSGMGYVVRNIPGEKVNGFAPSVNYLFSSLAGAAGENAMGMILTGMGDDGAKGLLEMKNAGAYTVVQDRRTSEIYNMPSAAFELGGAQKQLPLDSMSGEIRRFCIQMRRKGRR, encoded by the coding sequence ATGGAAGAAATCAGGGTTGCAATTGTTGCGGAGACCGTAAGGATACAGGAAACGATCAGAAACGCGCTGCAGAGTGGGGGAATATCGGCCTCTGTCTTAAGAGCCGGCGCGTGGCGGAAGGGAATTTCGCCTGCCGCAGAGTACGGTGCGGTTATTCTGGGATGCGAGACCGCGGCATTTTTTGAGAGGGAGTACAAGTCTGTCCATACATTTGGGAAAAAGGAAAACTATATCATCGCCGTCTGCGGGGATGGAGCCGGAGAAGATTTTGCCCGTAAAAGCGGATGTGACTTTCTAACGATGACATCCATGGATACGGAACGGGGAAGAGACCTGTTTGCAAGGGAACTGCTCATCAGGATTAAAGTGGGAAATTCAAAAGCGGGAAGAAATCTGTTGTACGGACGGGAAGATAAAAACAGCCGCTTTTTAGTGGGAATCGGTTCATCGGCCGGAGGGCCCAAGGCGCTTCTCAGAGTTTTAAAAGATTTGCCGGAGGACACCTGCGGGATTCTGCTCGTACAGCATCTGAGCAGGGGATTTGCGAAAAGTTTTGCACAATATTTGGATTTACAGATTAAGATGAAGGTAAAAGAGGCTGAGACGGGAGAGATGGTACAGGACGGGACGGTTTATCTGGCCTCCGACGGCTGCCAGATGAGCGTCGGCAGGAGCGGTATGGGATATGTCGTCAGAAATATTCCGGGAGAGAAAGTAAACGGCTTTGCTCCGTCGGTCAACTATCTATTTTCTTCCCTGGCCGGTGCGGCGGGGGAGAATGCCATGGGAATGATTCTGACCGGTATGGGAGACGACGGAGCAAAAGGCCTGCTGGAAATGAAAAATGCGGGAGCCTATACTGTTGTCCAGGACAGGAGGACGAGTGAAATTTACAATATGCCTTCGGCGGCGTTTGAGCTTGGAGGCGCGCAGAAGCAGCTTCCTTTAGACAGTATGTCCGGAGAAATAAGACGCTTTTGTATACAGATGCGGAGGAAAGGAAGGAGATAA
- a CDS encoding zinc-binding dehydrogenase → MKTKAVRMYGLDDLRLEEFELPEIKDDEILVKVMSDSICMSTYKLVKQGKKHKRAPQNIDTNPIIVGHEFAGDIVQVGKKWQDQFKPGQKFSIQPAINYQGKLDSPGYSYEFCGGAATYCIIPHEVMEMGCLLNYDGESYFQASLGEPMSCIIGGYHANYHTNKKNYEHAMGTKVDGNILIMGGCGPMGLGAVSYGIQFENKPKRIVVTDVNEDRINRAREVISEAHAREMGVELHYVNTAAMADPIAELTAITEGHGYDDVFVYAPIRQVAEMGDKLLAFDGCMNFFAGPTDSQFSAEINLYNCHYTSTHIMGTTGGNTDDLIEANALSAKGVIEPAVMVTHVGGIDSIAEATKNLPSIPGGKKLTYTQFEMPLTAIDDFAKLGETDPLYKKLDECCKAHKGLWNAEAEKVLFEHFGVR, encoded by the coding sequence ATGAAAACAAAAGCAGTGAGAATGTATGGGCTCGACGACTTAAGATTAGAAGAATTTGAATTACCGGAGATAAAGGATGATGAAATCCTTGTAAAGGTAATGAGCGACAGTATCTGCATGTCCACCTACAAGCTGGTTAAGCAGGGTAAAAAACATAAACGCGCTCCGCAGAATATCGATACCAACCCGATTATCGTCGGCCATGAATTTGCCGGAGATATCGTACAGGTCGGAAAGAAATGGCAGGATCAGTTCAAACCGGGACAGAAATTCTCCATCCAGCCGGCCATCAACTATCAGGGAAAACTGGACTCCCCGGGATATTCCTATGAGTTCTGCGGCGGAGCCGCCACATACTGCATTATCCCTCACGAGGTGATGGAGATGGGCTGTCTCTTGAATTACGACGGCGAGAGCTACTTCCAGGCATCCCTCGGAGAGCCGATGAGCTGTATTATCGGCGGATACCATGCCAATTACCACACCAACAAAAAGAATTACGAGCATGCAATGGGAACAAAAGTGGACGGCAATATCTTAATCATGGGAGGCTGCGGCCCGATGGGCCTAGGAGCCGTAAGCTACGGCATCCAGTTTGAAAATAAGCCGAAACGGATTGTTGTAACCGATGTCAACGAGGACAGAATCAACCGTGCAAGAGAAGTGATTTCCGAGGCCCACGCCAGGGAGATGGGCGTGGAACTCCACTATGTAAACACGGCGGCAATGGCAGATCCGATTGCAGAACTTACGGCTATCACGGAAGGCCACGGTTACGATGACGTATTCGTATACGCTCCAATCAGGCAGGTAGCCGAGATGGGAGATAAACTGCTGGCATTTGACGGCTGCATGAACTTCTTTGCAGGCCCGACCGACAGCCAGTTTTCAGCCGAGATTAATCTCTACAACTGCCACTATACAAGCACCCATATCATGGGAACTACAGGCGGCAACACCGATGACCTGATCGAGGCCAACGCCCTTTCCGCAAAAGGCGTGATCGAGCCGGCCGTTATGGTAACCCATGTAGGCGGAATCGACAGCATCGCAGAGGCCACAAAGAACCTTCCATCCATTCCGGGAGGAAAGAAGCTGACCTATACACAGTTTGAGATGCCTCTGACGGCCATTGACGACTTTGCGAAGCTGGGAGAGACGGATCCGCTTTATAAGAAGCTGGATGAGTGCTGCAAGGCCCACAAAGGTCTCTGGAACGCCGAGGCGGAGAAAGTCCTGTTTGAGCATTTCGGAGTAAGATAA
- a CDS encoding PTS sugar transporter subunit IIA, producing MFGFGKKKEQAEKIQKPELLEKKNIRLNCSPMPKDDVIRAVGQLLCDSGYVNEGYIDAMIKRELSFPTNIGNGIALPHGVEEAKKEIKQSGIAVMVFPEGTDWGTEKVNLVIGIAGVGEEHLEILSTIAEKMATPEAVEELIKGSEDDIYAAFTTKA from the coding sequence ATGTTTGGTTTTGGAAAGAAAAAAGAACAGGCTGAAAAAATTCAGAAACCGGAGCTTTTAGAAAAGAAAAATATCCGTTTAAACTGCAGCCCGATGCCGAAGGATGACGTAATCCGGGCGGTGGGACAGCTCCTTTGCGACAGCGGGTATGTAAACGAAGGATATATCGATGCAATGATAAAAAGGGAACTTTCATTCCCTACCAATATAGGAAACGGAATTGCGCTTCCGCATGGAGTTGAGGAGGCCAAGAAAGAAATTAAACAGTCCGGAATTGCAGTGATGGTATTCCCGGAAGGCACCGACTGGGGAACCGAGAAGGTTAATCTTGTAATCGGAATCGCCGGAGTAGGGGAGGAGCATCTGGAAATCCTCTCAACCATTGCAGAGAAGATGGCGACGCCGGAGGCTGTCGAGGAACTGATTAAGGGCAGCGAGGATGATATCTACGCGGCATTTACAACAAAAGCGTGA
- a CDS encoding protein-glutamate O-methyltransferase CheR, protein MSGLIRFTGKEFELLINYMKVHYGIDLSKKRVIAECRMSQEMEKNGITSLKQYMEMMEADRTGRMRAALLNRLTTNYTYFMREPKHFEFLEQNILPDIRPETAKSPFRVWSAGCSSGEECYTLAMLLQNYTDGGGFLPSFEILGTDLSESVIGKAKEGRYPISELDVIPLFWQQKYCRKEKDKGSFTIIPKLTEKVRFQIMNLLRPNVGIERFDLILCRNVMIYFDDASRKKLIENLNRALKPGGYLFVGHTELLPRDQELLTYVRPAVYRK, encoded by the coding sequence GTGAGCGGTTTGATACGGTTTACGGGTAAGGAGTTTGAACTTCTGATAAATTATATGAAGGTACACTACGGAATCGATCTTTCCAAAAAGAGGGTCATTGCGGAGTGCAGGATGAGCCAGGAAATGGAAAAGAACGGAATTACCTCCCTGAAACAATATATGGAGATGATGGAGGCGGACAGAACCGGAAGGATGAGGGCCGCCCTGCTGAACCGCCTTACGACGAATTATACATATTTTATGAGGGAACCGAAACATTTTGAATTTCTTGAGCAGAATATACTTCCCGATATCCGGCCGGAAACAGCGAAGTCTCCGTTCAGAGTCTGGTCTGCCGGCTGCTCCAGCGGGGAAGAGTGCTATACGCTGGCGATGCTGCTTCAAAATTATACCGACGGAGGGGGATTTCTCCCCTCTTTTGAAATCCTGGGCACGGATCTTTCGGAGAGTGTGATAGGGAAGGCAAAAGAAGGACGGTACCCGATCAGTGAACTGGATGTGATACCGCTGTTCTGGCAGCAGAAGTACTGCAGGAAAGAAAAGGACAAAGGCAGTTTCACAATTATCCCGAAGCTCACGGAAAAGGTCAGATTTCAGATTATGAATCTTCTGAGGCCCAATGTGGGGATTGAACGCTTTGATCTGATTCTGTGCCGCAACGTCATGATCTATTTTGACGATGCATCGCGTAAAAAATTAATAGAAAATTTAAACCGGGCGTTGAAACCGGGCGGCTATCTGTTTGTGGGCCATACCGAGCTGCTTCCCAGAGACCAGGAGCTGCTTACTTATGTGCGCCCGGCTGTCTATAGAAAATAG
- a CDS encoding response regulator has protein sequence METKIMIVDDAMFMRMVIKRALKTAGYENFTEVGDGREALERYKEIRPDLVLLDITMPERTGLEVLDDILTEDPGARVIMCSALGQEAVIAQAIQRGARDFIVKPFKDEMLVQMVKANLKA, from the coding sequence ATGGAAACAAAGATAATGATTGTAGATGATGCAATGTTTATGAGGATGGTAATTAAAAGGGCGCTTAAAACAGCGGGATATGAGAATTTCACAGAGGTTGGCGATGGAAGAGAGGCGCTGGAACGCTATAAGGAGATCCGGCCGGATCTGGTGCTTCTTGATATCACAATGCCGGAGCGGACCGGTCTGGAGGTCCTTGATGATATCCTGACCGAAGATCCCGGGGCAAGAGTCATCATGTGTTCCGCTCTGGGACAGGAAGCGGTCATTGCCCAGGCAATTCAGAGGGGAGCCAGGGATTTTATCGTAAAACCATTTAAAGATGAGATGCTGGTTCAGATGGTCAAAGCCAATCTGAAGGCATAG
- a CDS encoding diguanylate cyclase, producing MGSGQTILAIDDSLLICQQIEKVLKSDEVAIHKAHSAKETMEILDQIQPDLILLDVVLPDMEGYDLFQKIRDHENGRAPVIFITSKDSEQDITRGFSLGACDYIRKPFLPEELRSRVKAHLHDKQEKDELRSLNETLKANMEKLNRAAFRDELTGLYNRRFIVEKLAKDLKEEGRDDALVMVDVDNFKRINDTYGHSVGDMVLVCIANIMESICRRHKVVRWGGEEFLLILMAVTKQEVLEICEEIRKEIAEFPFMFGDTNFTCTVTLGIALYDKSKDFDDNTNCADKALYYGKTSGKNRAVLFGAEKETGV from the coding sequence ATGGGAAGCGGACAGACAATATTAGCGATTGATGACAGCCTGTTAATTTGCCAGCAGATAGAAAAGGTTTTAAAGAGTGACGAGGTGGCCATCCACAAGGCGCACTCGGCAAAGGAAACAATGGAGATTCTGGATCAGATTCAGCCGGATCTGATTCTGCTTGATGTGGTGCTTCCTGATATGGAGGGGTATGACCTGTTCCAGAAAATCAGGGATCACGAAAACGGCCGTGCACCGGTTATTTTCATCACGTCAAAGGACAGCGAACAGGACATAACAAGAGGATTTTCCCTCGGCGCCTGCGATTATATCAGAAAACCATTCCTTCCAGAAGAACTGAGATCCAGAGTCAAGGCCCATCTCCATGACAAACAGGAGAAGGATGAACTCCGCTCCCTGAATGAGACGCTCAAGGCGAATATGGAGAAGCTGAACCGGGCGGCGTTCCGTGATGAGCTGACGGGACTTTACAACCGCCGTTTTATCGTGGAGAAGCTGGCGAAAGATTTGAAGGAAGAGGGCCGCGACGACGCCCTGGTCATGGTAGATGTGGATAATTTCAAGCGGATTAACGACACCTACGGCCATTCGGTGGGGGATATGGTTCTCGTCTGTATTGCCAATATCATGGAAAGCATCTGCCGGAGACATAAGGTGGTGCGCTGGGGCGGAGAGGAATTTCTCCTGATCCTGATGGCGGTCACAAAACAGGAAGTGCTTGAAATCTGTGAGGAAATCCGCAAAGAGATTGCAGAATTTCCGTTTATGTTCGGGGATACGAATTTTACATGCACAGTTACGCTTGGAATCGCACTTTATGATAAATCAAAAGATTTCGATGATAACACGAACTGTGCCGACAAGGCTCTCTATTATGGCAAGACGTCGGGAAAAAACCGGGCGGTGCTTTTTGGGGCGGAGAAGGAAACAGGGGTGTGA
- a CDS encoding chemotaxis protein CheW: protein MVEEKREILRLYSGEGYGEVLMEQIGRILPKPRVIKVPGAPDGIAGMIYFHGRLIPVKYLDGAQHKEEFECAVLVVREDGSVCGLLADDLSGGERFDTVYG, encoded by the coding sequence ATGGTGGAAGAGAAAAGAGAGATTCTCAGATTATACTCCGGGGAAGGATATGGGGAGGTTTTGATGGAACAGATTGGAAGAATCCTGCCGAAGCCCCGTGTGATTAAAGTACCGGGAGCGCCGGACGGTATTGCGGGCATGATATATTTCCATGGCCGGCTTATCCCTGTAAAATATCTGGATGGAGCGCAGCACAAAGAGGAGTTTGAGTGTGCCGTACTGGTGGTCCGGGAAGACGGCAGTGTCTGCGGCCTGCTGGCAGACGATTTGTCCGGAGGTGAGCGGTTTGATACGGTTTACGGGTAA